In bacterium, a single genomic region encodes these proteins:
- a CDS encoding DUF167 domain-containing protein, producing MAWEVKQQGQAVTFEVKVQPGAKKTEITGLWESALKLKIAAKPEDGAANRECIHYLSRCLGVSKQAVSIIRGEFARLKVVRVLGITKETVMQLMRK from the coding sequence ATGGCCTGGGAAGTCAAGCAGCAGGGTCAGGCAGTTACATTTGAAGTCAAGGTGCAGCCGGGGGCGAAAAAAACGGAAATAACCGGACTTTGGGAGTCGGCGCTTAAATTGAAGATTGCCGCAAAACCGGAAGACGGTGCCGCCAACCGGGAATGTATTCATTATTTATCGCGGTGTCTGGGCGTATCGAAACAAGCGGTTTCGATTATTCGGGGTGAATTTGCGCGACTGAAGGTTGTTCGTGTTTTGGGTATTACGAAAGAAACGGTGATGCAATTGATGCGTAAATAG
- a CDS encoding purine-nucleoside phosphorylase yields MQLYSQIQEAVKTVRAVTKTKPEIAIILGTGLGALAKDIKQAKKIPYSKIPHFPLSTVESHEGMLIMGKLMGKNVVVMQGRFHRYEGYDFKQITFPVRVMKALGAKTLFVFSACGGINRDYYPGDLALLTDHINLMGETPLVGPNDDRLGPRFPDLFNAYDAELRKVAVRVATGLKMPIHCAVYAAMTGPNLETVAEYRFLQVIGADCIGMSTVPEVIVARHAGMKVMGIAVVTDRCVPDQVGPANIREIIRAAMTAEPKLTRLVKKIIHQL; encoded by the coding sequence ATGCAGCTGTATTCTCAAATTCAGGAAGCGGTGAAAACGGTTCGCGCCGTCACGAAGACCAAACCTGAAATTGCGATTATCCTTGGAACCGGTTTGGGCGCGCTTGCCAAAGACATCAAGCAAGCGAAGAAAATTCCTTATTCTAAAATACCGCATTTTCCATTATCGACTGTTGAGAGTCACGAAGGTATGTTGATCATGGGTAAATTAATGGGGAAAAATGTTGTGGTCATGCAAGGGCGGTTTCATCGCTACGAAGGGTATGATTTTAAACAAATAACGTTTCCGGTTCGTGTGATGAAGGCTTTGGGGGCAAAAACGCTTTTTGTATTTTCCGCCTGTGGCGGCATCAACCGTGATTATTATCCTGGAGATTTGGCATTGTTGACAGATCACATTAATTTAATGGGTGAAACACCGTTGGTAGGACCCAACGATGATCGGTTGGGCCCGCGGTTTCCGGATTTATTTAATGCGTATGATGCTGAATTGCGGAAAGTGGCTGTTCGGGTGGCAACCGGGCTCAAAATGCCGATTCATTGCGCGGTCTATGCTGCAATGACCGGTCCCAACTTGGAAACAGTTGCTGAATATCGCTTTCTTCAAGTGATCGGTGCGGATTGTATCGGTATGTCAACGGTCCCGGAAGTCATTGTGGCACGTCATGCCGGTATGAAAGTCATGGGGATAGCAGTGGTCACGGATCGCTGTGTTCCTGATCAGGTAGGACCCGCGAATATTCGAGAAATTATACGGGCGGCCATGACAGCTGAACCTAAATTAACCAGATTGGTCA